In Sutterella faecalis, a genomic segment contains:
- a CDS encoding AAA family ATPase: MTKNLRPLPLGISEFSQLRESGAIYVDKTDVICSNARIPGNMIYIARPRGFGKTLLLSTYESLFSRGSADLRGLKGVGIWKLRRVHRIVRLDFDSLCGSPDAESFEARFDSSIVDTFSRQGFKLVDGDRRPPLLQISDWLRGFRTHEFVLLVDNYDSPWLESLEDKARLSRVRAKFFEFCRMIASAEKVFRFACFTAITQIPLRDMFEFLHHLTMMSDAALACGFTEKELRDNFDGWLERAREHGMWFEMGQLLESLWRRYGGYQFNDGYRRQRLYNPFSILSFLAHPEYGFEEHWVRAEPRPQLVASLIRRAFRETAGSVCAGDLRYIDYVDYVAPDPAIRILTEMGYMSLRKKDCLKITVDFPNTEVRVSMSRELSRELLNGINPADHGIPPTPDERESSFVDDDVLIQKFLELLRGSGRSPRNFKQAAGMLTTLLLTYGFNEDRDVIEYQQSYCPRLRIQRFTQIQEFELSFIDRNGRSSPDWSEGCTLAAVPGAFLMIDYIGCPTRMNSLPAPAV; the protein is encoded by the coding sequence ATGACTAAGAACCTTCGTCCGCTCCCGCTCGGCATTTCTGAATTCTCTCAACTGCGCGAATCCGGTGCCATCTACGTCGACAAGACCGATGTAATCTGCTCGAATGCCCGCATCCCCGGAAACATGATCTACATCGCCCGTCCCCGGGGCTTCGGCAAGACGCTACTACTCTCGACCTATGAGTCGCTCTTCAGCCGAGGCTCGGCGGATCTGCGAGGGCTCAAGGGCGTCGGCATCTGGAAGCTGAGACGCGTTCACCGAATCGTCCGGCTCGATTTTGATTCGCTCTGCGGCAGTCCGGATGCGGAAAGCTTCGAAGCGCGCTTCGACAGCTCCATCGTCGATACCTTTTCAAGGCAAGGCTTTAAGCTCGTTGACGGCGACCGCAGGCCGCCGCTCCTGCAGATATCGGATTGGCTTCGAGGCTTCAGGACTCATGAGTTCGTGCTCCTCGTAGACAACTACGACTCTCCCTGGCTGGAGAGCCTTGAGGACAAGGCTCGGTTGAGCCGCGTGCGGGCAAAGTTTTTCGAATTCTGCCGCATGATCGCTTCGGCAGAAAAAGTCTTCCGCTTCGCCTGCTTCACGGCGATTACGCAAATCCCTCTGCGGGACATGTTCGAGTTCCTGCACCACCTGACCATGATGAGCGACGCGGCTCTTGCCTGCGGATTTACTGAAAAGGAGCTCCGGGACAATTTCGACGGGTGGCTTGAGCGAGCTCGGGAGCACGGCATGTGGTTCGAAATGGGTCAGCTGCTGGAAAGTCTCTGGCGGCGCTACGGCGGCTATCAATTCAACGACGGATACAGGCGCCAGCGGCTCTACAACCCATTTTCGATCCTCAGTTTTCTTGCTCATCCCGAGTACGGCTTTGAGGAACACTGGGTGCGTGCGGAACCAAGGCCCCAATTGGTTGCGTCCCTCATTCGCCGAGCCTTCCGCGAGACGGCAGGCTCTGTCTGTGCAGGCGACCTCAGGTACATCGACTACGTCGATTACGTGGCGCCAGATCCGGCCATCCGTATCCTGACCGAGATGGGCTACATGTCTTTAAGGAAGAAAGACTGTTTAAAGATTACTGTCGACTTCCCGAACACGGAAGTACGGGTCTCCATGTCCCGGGAGCTCAGCCGGGAACTTCTGAACGGCATTAATCCTGCCGATCATGGCATCCCGCCAACTCCTGATGAACGTGAGTCCTCCTTCGTTGACGACGATGTGTTGATTCAAAAATTTCTGGAACTTCTAAGAGGTTCGGGACGGTCGCCAAGAAACTTCAAGCAGGCTGCCGGCATGCTCACCACACTGCTTCTCACGTACGGATTCAACGAAGACCGGGATGTCATCGAGTATCAGCAGTCCTATTGCCCGAGACTTCGCATACAGCGCTTCACTCAAATACAGGAGTTCGAGCTCTCCTTCATTGACCGCAACGGGCGCTCAAGCCCTGATTGGTCAGAAGGCTGCACGCTTGCAGCTGTCCCTGGCGCATTTCTGATGATCGACTACATCGGCTGCCCAACGAGAATGAACTCCTTGCCGGCTCCTGCGGTCTGA
- a CDS encoding ISNCY family transposase, with amino-acid sequence MSKQARKSRGPSVVESEIPRLTPQEIFEGYERHLYSVEDAKTLMQMPRSTFMRHLKNWRETGRLPSHTGQGNRVPANKLDPQIRARIIEFATGKYEGFQATLLHKYLLIEGIEVSVETVRRILTTLRPEETPKERRSTAHKLRRRRSSVGELIQIDGSPHPWFEGTGDDNSYALLIFVDDATSRIMVAGFYPTETSEGYLQLLNKYIEKYGIPWALYSDRHSIFAPVNPSKSGKSEETQFQRVCRELGVTGIRANSPEAKGRVERTFSTLQGRWPKEFRVLGIRNMAEANSRMPELLASYNQEFAIAPADSKDSHAPLLEETKERIEQIFARWHTRMISRNLTVSYGSKTLQIVGVGRSMRGAMMKTECNLLEYADGRVEILWCDEVEHRKRITKEGPRIRKRYHVLEFTEHDRTKLKMSVATPEETAKTLNHRVDEVGRQKKGDSETTQKSPWHEMQRRSALKAMAKREELNRKIEEAKAINARIAAAKEKLKPKR; translated from the coding sequence ATGTCGAAACAAGCAAGAAAGTCTCGGGGCCCTTCTGTTGTTGAGTCCGAAATCCCTCGGCTGACACCTCAGGAAATTTTTGAAGGCTACGAAAGGCATCTCTATAGCGTTGAGGATGCCAAGACATTGATGCAGATGCCTCGCAGCACGTTTATGCGGCATCTCAAGAACTGGCGAGAGACAGGTCGGCTGCCCTCACATACCGGTCAAGGGAATCGTGTTCCGGCCAATAAGCTCGATCCGCAGATCAGAGCGAGGATCATCGAGTTTGCAACAGGCAAATATGAGGGCTTCCAGGCAACCCTCCTGCATAAGTATTTGCTCATTGAGGGTATTGAGGTCTCCGTTGAAACGGTACGACGAATCCTGACAACACTTCGTCCGGAAGAAACTCCAAAGGAGCGCAGGTCGACCGCGCATAAGCTGCGCCGCCGCAGATCGAGCGTTGGGGAACTGATTCAAATTGACGGCAGTCCGCATCCATGGTTCGAGGGAACCGGAGACGATAACAGCTACGCGCTTCTCATCTTTGTCGATGACGCAACAAGCCGCATCATGGTCGCCGGCTTCTATCCAACAGAAACATCTGAAGGATATCTTCAGTTGCTGAATAAGTACATTGAAAAATATGGGATTCCATGGGCTCTGTACAGCGACAGACATTCCATCTTTGCCCCAGTAAATCCCTCGAAGAGCGGAAAATCCGAGGAAACACAATTTCAAAGAGTCTGTCGGGAGTTGGGGGTAACGGGGATACGGGCTAATTCGCCAGAAGCCAAAGGGCGGGTCGAGCGAACATTCAGCACGCTGCAGGGACGATGGCCAAAAGAGTTCCGTGTGCTGGGCATCAGAAATATGGCGGAAGCAAATTCACGAATGCCGGAATTGCTGGCGAGCTATAACCAAGAATTCGCAATTGCTCCCGCTGACTCTAAGGATAGCCACGCGCCGCTGCTGGAGGAAACGAAAGAACGCATTGAGCAGATCTTTGCCAGATGGCATACACGTATGATCAGCAGGAACCTGACGGTGTCCTACGGCAGCAAGACACTGCAGATTGTCGGGGTGGGCCGCTCCATGAGGGGAGCAATGATGAAGACTGAGTGCAATCTGCTGGAGTATGCCGATGGGCGGGTGGAAATCCTCTGGTGCGACGAGGTTGAACATCGCAAGCGGATCACCAAAGAGGGGCCGAGAATCCGAAAACGCTACCACGTGCTCGAATTCACGGAACACGACAGAACGAAATTGAAAATGTCAGTCGCAACACCGGAAGAAACGGCCAAGACACTGAATCACCGCGTTGATGAAGTGGGGCGTCAAAAGAAAGGAGACTCAGAAACGACGCAAAAGAGCCCCTGGCACGAAATGCAAAGGAGATCGGCTCTGAAAGCGATGGCGAAACGGGAGGAACTGAACCGAAAGATCGAAGAAGCGAAAGCAATCAATGCTCGTATTGCAGCAGCCAAGGAAAAGTTGAAGCCCAAGAGATAA
- a CDS encoding excinuclease ABC subunit UvrA, producing MVDTIQIRGARVHNLKNINVDVPLGKIVAVSGLSGSGKSSLALGILYSEGSRRYLEALSTYTRRRMTQAPKADVDEVLHVPAALALRQRPGIPGIRSTFGTGTELLNSLRLMFSRLASHRCPNGHYVPPSLNVAAGKPLKCPVCGTEFYAPSAEDLAFNSQGACRTCGGTGIVRTVDRSTLVPDPNLTIDEGAVAPWNSLMWSLMTDVCRAMGVRTDVPFKNLTEKEKDIVFNGPAVKKHIFYKPKHSDIQTAGELDFTYYNAVYTVENALAKVKDDAGMKRVAKFLKEDVCPDCHGSRISEAARAPRLCGIGLDDACRMTLSELALWVKGVPETLPGAMRPMAESICASFLETAKRLLDLGLSYLTLDRSAASLSTGERQRMQLARAVRNRTTGVLYVLDEPSIGLHPANIKGLIGVMNDLINDGNSVVLVDHDAQILNAADWMIEMGPKAGAGGGTVVAEGPLEAIEADPKSLIGPFLSGQTIRSREVTPKEHMFDLGVISMETDRIHTVHPLSVRIPKGRLTVVTGVSGSGKSTLILESLVPALLSKLAGKPLPAHVKSIDAPDIRQVKLIDASPIGINVRSTVATYANVHDELRKVFARTEDAKALGWKSNDFSYNTGKLRCPVCDGTGIVSLDVQFLPDVDVPCPECRGSRYADDTMKVKHRNRENEGYSLPEIMAMDITSALKACDGLKLVSQRLKVLEDLGLGYLTLGEATPLLSGGEAQRLKLASEMGKTQSDAVFVFDEPTIGLHPLDVMTLLKVFQRLIENGATVIVIEHDLDVIRNADWIIDLGPGGGTEGGRIVVAGTAVDIRETPESRTGRFI from the coding sequence ATGGTCGACACCATTCAGATCCGCGGCGCGCGCGTTCACAATCTCAAGAACATCAATGTCGATGTGCCCCTCGGCAAAATCGTGGCCGTTTCCGGCCTCTCGGGTTCGGGCAAATCATCGCTCGCGCTGGGAATCCTATATTCCGAAGGTTCGAGGCGCTACCTTGAAGCGCTTTCGACCTATACGCGCCGGCGCATGACGCAGGCTCCAAAAGCGGATGTCGACGAAGTCCTCCACGTTCCGGCTGCGCTGGCACTCCGCCAGCGGCCCGGGATCCCCGGGATTCGGAGCACCTTCGGCACCGGTACCGAGCTTTTGAACAGCCTGCGCTTAATGTTCTCGCGCCTCGCGAGCCACCGCTGCCCGAACGGCCACTACGTGCCGCCGAGCCTCAATGTTGCAGCCGGGAAGCCCCTCAAGTGCCCCGTCTGCGGCACGGAATTCTATGCGCCGTCTGCAGAGGATCTCGCCTTCAACAGTCAGGGTGCCTGCCGGACCTGCGGCGGCACCGGCATCGTGAGAACCGTCGACCGCTCCACGCTTGTTCCGGATCCGAATCTCACGATTGACGAAGGCGCAGTCGCTCCCTGGAACTCGCTCATGTGGTCCCTGATGACGGACGTCTGCCGGGCCATGGGCGTGCGGACCGACGTTCCCTTCAAGAACCTTACTGAAAAGGAAAAGGACATCGTCTTCAACGGCCCGGCCGTCAAGAAGCACATCTTCTACAAGCCGAAGCACTCCGACATCCAGACGGCGGGCGAACTCGACTTCACCTACTACAACGCCGTCTACACGGTTGAAAATGCGCTCGCCAAGGTGAAGGACGATGCCGGCATGAAGCGCGTTGCGAAGTTCCTTAAGGAAGACGTCTGTCCTGACTGCCATGGCTCCCGCATCTCGGAAGCCGCACGGGCTCCGCGTCTCTGCGGCATCGGTCTCGACGACGCCTGCCGCATGACGCTCTCTGAGCTGGCTCTTTGGGTCAAGGGCGTACCGGAGACGCTCCCCGGAGCGATGCGTCCGATGGCTGAGAGCATCTGCGCCTCCTTTCTTGAGACAGCAAAGCGCCTCCTCGACCTGGGACTCAGCTACCTGACGCTCGATCGCTCCGCCGCCTCGCTTTCAACGGGCGAACGGCAGCGCATGCAGCTCGCGCGCGCCGTTCGCAACAGAACGACGGGCGTGCTCTACGTGCTTGATGAACCTTCAATCGGCCTTCATCCGGCGAATATCAAGGGCTTGATCGGCGTGATGAACGACTTGATCAACGACGGCAACTCCGTCGTTCTCGTCGACCATGACGCGCAGATTTTGAATGCCGCGGACTGGATGATCGAAATGGGACCGAAAGCCGGTGCCGGCGGCGGCACGGTTGTCGCAGAGGGGCCGCTTGAGGCAATCGAAGCCGACCCGAAGAGCCTGATCGGCCCATTCCTTTCCGGCCAAACCATCCGCAGCCGCGAGGTGACCCCGAAGGAACATATGTTCGACCTCGGCGTCATATCCATGGAAACCGACAGGATCCATACGGTGCATCCGCTCTCCGTGAGGATCCCCAAGGGACGCCTTACGGTCGTCACCGGCGTTTCGGGTTCCGGGAAGTCAACCCTCATCCTCGAATCGCTTGTGCCGGCGCTCCTCAGCAAACTCGCCGGGAAGCCCCTCCCCGCTCACGTCAAATCCATCGATGCACCCGATATCCGGCAGGTGAAGCTCATTGACGCATCCCCCATCGGAATCAACGTACGTTCTACCGTTGCCACCTATGCGAACGTGCACGATGAATTGAGGAAGGTTTTTGCACGAACGGAAGACGCAAAAGCGCTCGGCTGGAAATCAAACGACTTTTCTTACAACACCGGAAAGCTCCGGTGCCCGGTCTGCGACGGCACCGGCATCGTGAGCCTCGACGTTCAGTTCCTGCCTGATGTCGACGTCCCCTGCCCTGAATGCCGGGGATCGCGCTATGCGGATGATACCATGAAGGTAAAGCACCGGAACAGGGAGAATGAAGGCTATTCGCTCCCCGAAATCATGGCGATGGACATCACGAGCGCCCTGAAGGCCTGCGACGGCCTCAAGCTCGTTTCCCAGCGTCTGAAGGTCCTCGAGGACCTGGGGCTCGGCTACCTGACGCTCGGCGAAGCGACTCCCCTCCTCTCAGGCGGTGAGGCGCAGCGCCTCAAGCTCGCCTCTGAAATGGGAAAGACTCAGTCAGATGCCGTCTTTGTTTTCGACGAGCCGACGATCGGCTTGCATCCGCTCGACGTCATGACGCTCCTCAAGGTTTTCCAGAGGCTTATCGAAAACGGCGCAACCGTGATCGTGATCGAGCACGACCTTGACGTCATCAGGAACGCCGACTGGATTATTGACCTCGGTCCCGGCGGAGGCACGGAAGGCGGACGCATTGTCGTAGCGGGCACTGCAGTCGACATCAGAGAAACGCCGGAGAGCCGGACCGGCAGGTTCATTTGA